In Methanosarcina barkeri MS, a single window of DNA contains:
- a CDS encoding mechanosensitive ion channel family protein, protein MLILILFIAYIRYLTNFYIFEDRALLDALLISLVVIFLAYIINSVTGNLILRKVSTAKDRYTLRKTASILITALAFAALFAIWFKRTSTLLIAYGILSAGVAIALQDLLRNIAGGILLILYHPFKAGDRIQVEDNVGDVLDIGSINTTIMEIREWVDADQYTGRILHIPNSFALNKTIKNYTRDYSFIWDEARFLLIYGSNWKKAEGIVLNVAGSILGEFENLAQKELRRMGQKYFITTYDVQTKLYMKMEENWIEMRLRYVVAPRKRREISHLLVSNILEALEKEKDIMVGTATSIDLMDR, encoded by the coding sequence TTGCTCATTTTGATCCTTTTTATCGCATATATCCGATACCTGACTAACTTCTACATCTTCGAGGATCGGGCTCTCCTGGATGCTCTTCTTATCTCTTTAGTTGTAATTTTTCTGGCCTATATAATAAATTCCGTTACCGGAAATCTTATTCTTAGAAAAGTATCGACTGCCAAAGACAGATACACTCTGAGGAAAACTGCATCTATCCTTATCACAGCACTTGCTTTTGCCGCACTTTTTGCAATCTGGTTCAAGCGAACCAGCACCCTGCTTATTGCCTATGGGATTCTCAGTGCCGGAGTCGCAATTGCACTTCAAGACCTTTTGCGAAACATAGCAGGAGGAATTCTCCTCATTTTGTATCACCCTTTTAAAGCAGGAGATCGGATTCAAGTTGAAGACAACGTAGGCGATGTGCTTGACATAGGGAGTATAAACACTACAATAATGGAAATCAGGGAATGGGTGGATGCAGATCAATATACTGGCAGAATTCTCCATATTCCTAACAGCTTTGCCCTCAATAAGACGATAAAAAACTATACCAGGGATTATTCCTTTATCTGGGATGAAGCTCGGTTTCTACTTATTTATGGGAGCAACTGGAAAAAAGCTGAGGGGATTGTACTCAATGTTGCAGGTTCAATTTTAGGAGAGTTCGAAAACCTGGCACAGAAAGAACTCCGGCGAATGGGGCAAAAATATTTTATTACTACCTATGATGTACAGACAAAGCTCTATATGAAAATGGAGGAAAATTGGATAGAAATGCGGTTGAGATATGTAGTCGCCCCCAGGAAAAGGAGAGAAATCAGCCACCTTTTGGTCTCAAATATTCTTGAAGCCCTTGAAAAAGAAAAAGACATAATGGTTGGAACTGCGACAAGTATCGACCTTATGGATCGATGA